Genomic segment of Danio aesculapii chromosome 25, fDanAes4.1, whole genome shotgun sequence:
TCGCTGGTTCAGCTTCAGGTCTCCGCAGATGAAGAGCTGAGAGCCGGGGACAGGAGACGAGTGCTGTATGAAGGCCAGCGTCTGCATCACCACAGTCGACATTCGCTGGGAAATACACACAGAAAAATGTGGGGGAAAAGTCAGGACACCCTGTTAAAATTTAAATACTTTCCATATCAGGATTCATCCAAGTTATCTAATCATTGGGGGGGTCTTACAATCGTGGAAATACACCCTCAGATGAAGGTAAAgtggagctattatgcaaaaattacttttataaggctttaataaaacacaattgtgTGGCGTCAGTGTGTCAATAAAACCagcatctaatggtaaaaatgtattaactccatcttttataatcacacttgattaaaacagtctgcaggaacactttgactgacattctccctttgtacgtgtcatcagaggaagaaagccccgcccactagtgaccatctctccctcattagtataggacgttagtcttgattttgaatctgccactatgctgacacacaggcatttgtagctccgcccacttttaaaaagagcacaatctcatttgcatttaaagcgacagtcaccaaaacgccacaataaGGATCAaggcctaaaagggtcagtttaaagtgttataaaacattatttgtgggatattttgagctgaaacgtcacacacacacacacacacactttaaaaaaggggcataataggtctccttaaACCCaggagaattatttatataactaCAACAACCCAattactgtataacaataatcactgttttttttttttacgttactgtgatgaATAGATTTAGgtagatgttattaaaatataatttactggataaatgaattaataatataaataattgttattataattagtgttttacattactgtgggcagtagggttggggtagacgttaacaaaatacaattggaaatggtgttagtgaggccagcagggggcactcaacctgcggtctgtgagagtcgtaatgccccagtaaaagtaaaggagacactatactgccagggagcactgtctttcggatgagacgttaaaccgtggtcctgactctctgtggtcgttaaaaatcccatgggACTTTTTGTaaaagagcaggggtgtaacaTCGGTGTCCTGGCAAAAtaccctccattggcccttacagATCATgacctcctaatcatccccatccactgaattggcccCAACATCATCTCTCCACTACAcctacagctggtgtgtggtgagcgcactggcgccgttgtccggtggctgccgtcacatcatccaagtggatgctgcacactggtggtggtgaggAGAGACACCTCTtttgattgtgaagcgctttgggtgtatgggcATACATGAGAAATGCgctgtataaatacacattacattacaattaatggctaatttaataaataaaactaaaatagatCTCGATCATCAGAACTGGTGATCAGCAGACGTTTAATCACCATGTTAGTCTGGAGCTTCAAGTGTGTGTGAACACACTCATCCTGCAGCTAAAGCAGAGTCTTAAAATTATCGCAAACAGCAGCAAATCTACAACAGCAAACAAAACAGTCTAAAGCTCATCcttaaatgctgtaaaatgatcTCCTCCACAATGATCTGAGAGATTGAGAAACCGAAAATGATcaattaaaagggatagttcacccaaaaaagaaaattctgccatcatttactcaccaaacctgtttgagtttctgtgttCTGTTGATATAGCCAATGGTAGGTAATGACTTCATACTACTTTTTTCCTACTGTGTAAGCcaagggttacaggtttttcagcgttcttcaaaatatcatcttttgtgtttagcagaatgAGGAAACTCTGTGGTTTGCGGATGAATAATagtgagaaaatgttcattttgggtgaactattcctttaagttatTACTGCTGAAAGTGGATCTGCAGGCACCTGAATCATAGACTGTCGTCTGTCCTCACAgctttatttttgttcaataaataCTAATAGATTGAGATGCCATGATCTGTTGAGGATCTGTCTTCCAAATTTTAAAGCCAGACAAggataatattgtttattatgtccCAATATGGATATCAATTAAATTCAATAGGGTGTTCTaactttttcacatgactgtaAGCACACGAATACTGAGCCTGTTTCCGTCAGGTAATGCATTAAATGTAGTTTCAGTATTCTGCCGAGACCCATTTTCATTTCACCAGGTATTACCAAACATTCAGAGGCATCTCTTTTAACCAAGAGTTCGGGAATTGTTAAAACCTTTGCTGTGATTCACATCATTCTCTTGTTTTTCTGTAAGAAGTGTAATATGTTTGTTCATTGACTAGTAATCAAGTGTTGAACTGAGCGGTTTGAGATGTAGAAATACAGATATTAACCAAATAAAAGGATAGGGTCTTGAAAATACAAACATAGCTTTTACTAAGCTCATTTTAGAGTTAAACGGGTGagctttaccatttttgaatccattcagctgatctcagtGTCTTGCAggagcactattagcttagcatagatcattcaaTCAGATTCGACCATTAGCATTtctctcaaaaatgaccaaagagtttcagATCTGTAGTTTTagatcatgtactaagactgactgAAAATACAAAATTGGCCTTTTTCATTTTctatcagtcttagtacatgatgtaactactgAAGAGTCGATTGTTAAACGGGGAGAATATCGAAActctttttatacatttttgaatgagatgctaatggtctaatcggattcaatgatctatgctaagctaagctaaagtgatTCCACCAGACCCTTAGACTGGCTGAATaaattcaaaaatagtaaaactcaattGTTAAACTCTTAGCCTGTTTTAATTACAAAGTGGAGTCATCCTGTAATAGCAGATAAATATTTGGTCAGCGGATACACTGGGGTTGCTTAGCTGGGGTTTTAAAGATGTCTAACATTTGGTAATATTTTAAATTCGACACCAAAAGAACCAAAATTTGAACTGaaattatatttgttaataaCGCGATTGTTTTTTGTGTAGCTGCTATATAGCTAAAGAAAATAAGGAGATCAACTGATCTTTAAAACTGATCTGAATCAACAATGAGCCAAATAATGACATGATGATACACGTCTAAACACAACATCTCTGAACTGATGAACTTAATTGACCTTAACTGAACAGACCTGAGCTGTATAATGACACTATTGTTTTCAGACAGGTGACCTGGAGGACAAAACACCCTCTGAAGCACATTACGCAAGACCTGTCAATTTTCTGATTGTTTCCAACCACAAATATTTGACCTTTGACTGGACACTTGTTGAAATACTCAGTGGAAAATACCTGGGGGTTATTACAAAACTGATATTGTAATTAATGTCAATGACGTTAGCATATActctacctaacaaaagtcttgtctaagttttaggaacaacaaataataacttgacttcaagttgattatttggtgtcagaagtggcttatatgaaaggcaaagtcctccagattacgcttattttaccacaataaaagacgatcatgccttgattattgatgatttcattaggacagtaaggtctgacttttcttAAACAAaagtcactgaacagaaataatgtccagtatagaatataaagtcatgctgcagtggaaacagaatgaatattgtgtctgactccatcatgagcttggaggactgcatccatacatctctgcaatgacttaaatcactgactaataaagtcatctggaatggcaaagaaagcattcttgcaggactcccagagttcatcaagagtctttggattcatcttcaacgcctcctccatcttaccccagatgtgctcaataatgttcatttctggtgactgggctggccaatcctgaagcaccttgaccttctttgctttcaggaactttgatgtggaagctgaagtatgagaaggagcgctatcctgctgaagtttttgccctctcctgtggtttgtaatgtaataggcagcacaaatgtcttgatacctcctcaggctgttgatgttgctgtctactctgcagatctctcgcatgctcccatactgaatgtaaccccaaaccatgatttttccttcaccaaacttgactgatatctatgagaatcttgggtccatgctgtttccagtaggtcttctgcagtatttgtaatgattgggatggagttcaacagatgattcatggaagaaaaaaataaaaaataaaaataaaataaataaataaataaataaaataaaaataaaaatcgaccttctgccacttttccaaatgaccaattagaagtgagttattatttgctgctctggGATCGACAATAAGACCTTTGTAAGGTAGTGTAGTATTTAAAATAGACTTTATAGTgaactaataaactgtaataaatagcttttagtaactttaataataataaaaaagataataataaaaaaatacaaatacatctGAACAAAGTAAGTTATGGGCATTTGTGATCTATAATTTGATCCATTTGAAATGGTTTTCGATGGGAAAATATAACTATTTAGCTTGGTGTGTTCAAATATTTGGTTGTCTATATAGTATGCAAGTTATCTATGAGGTGTGTGGTGAAATTGCTTTAATATCATTGGCTTATTACATTAGTAACGCTTAGtataaatatggaaaatatgaaTGACACTCAGTGGAGGAAATGCTTGTTTTGCCCTCCAGGTACGCAGCGCTAGTTATGGAAATTTGTTTTAACATAAGGACATTTTGTTGAAGTATTATAAGTCATAAAACCAAAACCAGCATGAGGAGAATCAAAGCATTACCAACTTTGaaccccagaaaaaaaaaacatttcttgattgtattttcaCCTCAGCACAGTAATGATGAAACAAAAACCTGTTTACTTAAATCAAGTGACCCTACACGCTTCAAAccactgattcaaaacaaaacatgcataaaGGTTTCCCACTTGTCTTCAGCAATGCAACTGGGGGTTCACTTACTTTTGCACACACACTAATTTCATCTTTCACCGTTTACTTGGCTACTCAAACATTATAGTGTTCGTTCTTACGTCATGATTTGGTCAGTTACCCATATGAGCAACCATATTGGCGATACTTGGATGTTAACATCAGAAATTGCATGGTTGATGTATAACTgacggcagctcagtggttagcactttcacctcacagcaagaaggtcgatggttcgagccttggcttgggtaagttggcatttcagagtttgcatattctccccgtgttggtgttggtttcctgcaggtgttccggtttcccccacagtccaaacgcatgcgctataggtgaattgaataaactaaattgtcttaACTAAAGactgtgtgaatgggtgttttccaatcctgggttgtggctagaagggcatccacagtgtaaaacatattctgaaatAGTGGGTGATTCATtccgtggcgacctctgaaacagggactaagccaaaggaaaatgaatgaatgaatgtattactgGATTTGCACTGAATCTGTGTTCTTCCTATTTTCTGCAGTCTAAACCACGATAAAAACCTTGTGAAAGCTTCTAATCATACAGAGAAGGACTTAATTTGATATAtattgatgaattaaattgaataggtGTGGTATTATTTAACAATATAGGCTAATATCTCACTTGCTTGGGCAGAAACTATAAGAACGAGCACGAATGTTGCCAAGACTCTTGCTCTGGAAATACTGGTTCAGTGTGGCCACAAACATCTTTTGTTCTGCAGTTATTTTTTCAGCTTGACGTTATAACTTTTGGCAGTCTATAGCACTCTAAATGCCTTTTGTGACGTCTGAGCGAATAGCAAAGGCCAAAACATGACAATAACTCATCATTTTCAGCAGCAATAATAACTTTAATGTGCGAGTTTGGTTCAATTCAGTgacattgtttacattttgtgcCTCTAATAGAGCCGTCTCTCTAATTGAATCACTCTATTTCCTCCTAAGTATTTGTTTACTCAAGTTCACACAATATACTATTATTAACCACCTTGGAATTCACAGTAGGagtaaacctgtttttttttaccaagtgTTAAAAATCCCTATGAAGAAAACGAATGTAGGTTTTACTTCCAGGGCTGACTGTAAGGTGAGATGGAAATGAATTGGACTGAATACGCACAAACAGCTGGTATGAGAAGGTGAGGAGGAGCTGAACGCTGAACATCTGCTCTGCTGGTTTGAGCGGGACGCTGATCTGGAGCAGGAGGACGTCAGACTTCCCATCCTGGTTCTTGTCCTCCTCCTGGGCCTGAATAATGAACAAATCAGTCTTTTAATTTCTacgtttacattttaattatgctcctttttacaagatgtaaaataagtctctgatgtctctagagtgtgtgtgtgtgtgtgtgtgtgtgtgtgtgtgtgagaagtttcagctctaaataccACAAAATCAATATTTTGTAACTCGttaactgccccttttaggtttgatcctaattgtggcattttgttgtcgctttaaatgcaaatgaggttgtgctctttttaaaagagggcgtagctgtaaatgcctgtgtgtcagcatagtggcagattcaaaaataagactaacgttttatgctaatgagggagagattgtaaCTAGTGGGCGGGGTCTTTCCACTTTGATGACACGTACacgatgggctgcagctggaagggcatccactgcgtaaaacatatgctggataagttggtggttcattacgctgtggtgaccccagataaaagggactaagctgaaaagaaaatgaatgaaaggtcCCCTTTAAAGACAAAGTTACTGtgtttgacattttaaatgataatatatttCACATAcaagtattttgtttgttttatttattattttaggttacatttatttccaaataacaaataattttagtTTAAGCACATATTTTGGCAATTTGACTgtctatattttataaaaatgggttgttgaaaaggagaaaatattcaaaagtgttttttaaaacacattttagtaTCACTTACTATATGCATACACATTTCTCagtatttacacacaaaaaaaatctcttctatgcacacaaacactcccaacagtacatatttctttaattttatatatttaagagAAAAATGAGAGAGAATTTGCTTCCGAAGTCAAACCTGAGGTGCCAAAATGGTGGCAAATTTGATGAATAAATAGTTAGTTACAATTTCTAAAccttgaaaaacaaaaataacaccTGTTAACaggatatatgtgtgtgttttgctcaCAAGACACTGATTAATCATTGACGTTTTAATGGGTTTCAGTAGGGACATTTATGAAAGGAAATGAgggtaaaatattaaaattaaaccgTTTTAGCAAAACATTAGCGGTCTGCTTTTAGATGACTAAATTTGATGACCTGTTAAATCATTACAAACTAGCTGCTGACAAACGCTTAGACTCTAGTGAATTGAAAGATTAGAGTAGATCAGGGTACAAAGATCTAAAAGTACAATTAAGTTTAAATACATGGAAATAATCCTTTAATGCTGTAATTAGTATTAGCACACTGTGATCTTGGAGTAGAGTCTTTTAACATGTCCTGTAATTCCTGTTCTAAATATGCCTGGCGAGATTGTTtggtatataaactattgttacactgaatggtGTTTTGATGGGTGTCACTGAAATATAGATAATCTGGTAATCTAGATTTTGTCATTGAAAAGAAGGTGTGTGCGTCAAGATCAGGTTTGATATGTCTTTGAAATCTGGAAATAAACAAAAGTAAGATGAATAACTTGATACAGGACAGGAGAACTTCATATTTTCAAATGCTGATTTCACTTTTTGGACATTTGGGTGTTGACTTCACGAGTTTTGTACTTACAGAGATTTCTGGGATGCGTAAATTGTCTCCAATCAGTCGATTAAAGTTGGGAAATGTGCTCCATGCTACATAACTGCCTGCAGTATCTGTTACACCGAGCAAAATCAGGTCATACTGGAATTTAACGACGGGCTGCTCTTCATATGAGCTCCTCTTCAGCCAGAAACCTGCAACAAAAACACACTTTGCTTAATCTCATGTCTGACATTCGATCCtcatttgcaaataaaataacACTTACCTTGACTTCTGTAAGCCACCAGAAGAGGTGAAATATAAGTGAGGCATAAAACCACACAGACAAACAGCGTAGCTCGCGTGCAAACGCAAGTCCTGTACCTTATTAAAGCGGGATGCGCGTAAACGTCATAAAACGCCATTATGCGTTATTAATATTGGAGTAAGGTTAAATATAAACTCATATCCAACACCATTTAAACTCGGGTATATCGTGTAATATGTGTACTAACAACATTCAAACACAAAACTAAAGGCTCAAACTTAAACTAAAGATTAATAAATcctgcaaataaacaaacacgcGCGCTGGTTGTAGTTCCGGTTGTGTAGCGTCGTTTTCTCACCATAGCAACAGCTAGAAACGCTTCAGTGCGTGAACAATAGGATTATTAGTCtaactttaatttaaaacaaagaaaatgtagTGTAATAACATAGTTAATACCactctaaatatatatttgcttCAGATATTTATGAAATTGTGTATAAGAACCCCCGAATTGGCTAAATGGTACGGCTCCGCCTTGACGTCAGCTTCTCGGACGCAGCGGGCTGTACGCGGTGACGTAATCACGGCTCGTCTGAAGACGAATGTCTGCTGCTGCTGATACATTGTTGACGTTTTTAGTTTTGCCGTTTAATTGACTTTAAATCATCCGATACTATTACTAACAGGTCGCTCCTCGAGCAAAACCTCCGcaaaaatgaaatggatgtttaAAGAGGACCATTCTCTGGGTAAATCTTCGAGAAACGTCTTGTTATGATCAACAACGGCCTGACAGATGCGTGTGATTATTGATCTGTTTGTCACACTGAGGTCTTTATGTTAATTTGGGCGGATTTAACCCAGCGTGCTGTCTAAAAGATGGCTTTATCGTATTTGCTAATGTCAGGCCTGGTCTTTGGTTATTATAACGACAAAATAACCGACATTATTTCGTGTGGGGTTGGTTTATAGCCGTGTGCATTAGTTTTCCTTTCATTTTTGCACGTCACATGTTTATCAAGCAGAAATACCACACAGATGTGTATGTGCTTGGTATGATTTGATATTCACATGTATAATGTGTAATTGGGTATTGATGTGAGCTTGTTTTGGGGTGTTGTTCATAgttaaatgatagatagatagatagatagatagatagatagatagatagatagatagatagatagatagatagatggatgagtcTGATGATGAACAATAATGGATgctgaatatatatttaatattaatgatgTGAAGAGAAATGCATGTAGAGTGATCAATGTTTTGTTCTTGTGTTCATCTTTTAGAGCACAGATGTGTGGAATCGGCCAAAATCCGCAACAAGTATCCAGACAGAGTTCCTGTGAGTATGAATGTGCAAAGCTCACTAGTCTCTGCAAGAAGATGGCCTTCTTTATTTGATCACTTATAATAGAATCCAAGCTCATCGCAGCTCTCATACGTTTTCGCATGTTTTTATGAGTATTTTGTGGCAtggactatatattttttttcccaacaaaTATTTAAAcgtcatttttataattaatttctcATAActaacttattttatctttgttatgatggtAGTACATGATGTTTCACTAGTTATTTTTCAGGAAACAAGTCTTTGGACaatagtggtttgttttgtagtcaATGAGAAAAAagttaagtgggctaataatattggccttaaatatcattaaaattgtttaaaaatgtaaaaatagctGTGTATTCCAGCTAAACTGAaagcaatataaaataataactatattaggaaatac
This window contains:
- the tmem231 gene encoding transmembrane protein 231; this encodes MAFYDVYAHPALIRYRTCVCTRATLFVCVVLCLTYISPLLVAYRSQGFWLKRSSYEEQPVVKFQYDLILLGVTDTAGSYVAWSTFPNFNRLIGDNLRIPEISAQEEDKNQDGKSDVLLLQISVPLKPAEQMFSVQLLLTFSYQLFRMSTVVMQTLAFIQHSSPVPGSQLFICGDLKLNQRTPLPHRGLHSTYNVSMIDGSSPFASTYDLANIIRLYQQRNLTTHLSGVIPVWTAGRAANAPFQISAQINYPEETISYRPGFWETIKFAWIQYVSVLLIFLWVFQHIQTFIFQNQVLPTITIPPFKQHRS